In a single window of the Acetivibrio clariflavus DSM 19732 genome:
- a CDS encoding J domain-containing protein: MKAFEKTLVFMGVAAAIFILFLLNIIINSWGGFFENLALIIGLLVFFGGIIALIFIIPILLGSIALAAFSFISIIVNAILAILFEISYAGYSKLYDICKCDYNDLSDECQSKYPTFACVFWHLLRAFNFLIIKLFSFTWPLSIVVCVGFIGYSIYFVSSKVQNTFGIGIFAYLKLFPLIQTVFAVLYFLVLVIGIAIIILSLGAEWSEWGQMLSLSTQDYDSYIQMQLSEIEPNFLDNSFEEGKNAQRCQQYINTLEELINDFEDLKQQVDAAMCIKHDPVIAYKFSEYVNLLNELSKQLSSKSNINPKIFELKFIPQIERASRLSKDIIKDTLRIINKNVSSANKAQKVFDFFEGCSTEEELKKRYKALCKVYHPDVGGHEETFKLLQNQFEEKMKAVKV; encoded by the coding sequence ATGAAAGCTTTTGAAAAAACATTGGTTTTTATGGGAGTCGCTGCTGCCATTTTTATATTGTTTCTGTTAAATATTATAATTAACTCTTGGGGTGGATTTTTTGAAAATCTTGCTTTAATAATAGGTTTATTAGTTTTTTTCGGCGGTATCATCGCTCTAATCTTCATAATCCCTATTTTATTAGGAAGCATTGCCTTAGCAGCATTTTCTTTCATTTCCATAATTGTGAATGCTATCTTAGCTATTCTGTTTGAAATAAGCTATGCCGGTTATTCAAAATTATATGATATTTGCAAATGTGACTATAATGACCTTTCCGATGAATGTCAATCAAAATATCCGACTTTTGCTTGCGTGTTCTGGCATTTGCTGCGGGCATTCAATTTTTTAATTATAAAACTATTCTCTTTTACTTGGCCTTTATCCATAGTAGTCTGTGTTGGCTTTATCGGCTATTCGATATATTTTGTTTCCAGTAAAGTGCAAAATACATTTGGAATAGGTATCTTCGCATACTTAAAGCTGTTTCCGCTTATTCAAACCGTATTCGCAGTACTCTATTTCTTAGTTTTAGTAATCGGAATCGCTATAATTATTCTCTCGCTCGGTGCAGAGTGGAGTGAATGGGGACAGATGCTAAGTCTCTCCACCCAAGATTATGATAGCTATATTCAAATGCAGTTATCGGAAATTGAGCCGAATTTCCTGGATAATTCCTTTGAAGAAGGGAAAAACGCACAACGGTGCCAGCAATATATAAATACCCTGGAAGAATTAATCAATGATTTTGAAGATTTAAAACAGCAAGTGGATGCAGCAATGTGTATTAAACATGATCCGGTCATTGCCTATAAATTCAGCGAATATGTAAACCTTTTAAACGAACTGTCAAAGCAACTATCATCCAAATCCAATATCAATCCTAAAATCTTTGAACTTAAGTTTATACCTCAAATTGAAAGAGCAAGCCGATTATCAAAAGATATTATTAAAGATACGCTGCGAATCATCAACAAGAACGTTTCCTCGGCAAATAAGGCCCAGAAGGTTTTTGACTTTTTTGAAGGCTGCTCAACTGAAGAAGAACTGAAAAAGAGATATAAAGCACTGTGTAAGGTTTACCATCCTGATGTTGGCGGACATGAAGAAACTTTCAAATTATTGCAGAATCAGTTTGAAGAAAAAATGAAAGCTGTCAAAGTTTAG
- a CDS encoding glutathionylspermidine synthase family protein — protein MKNGIELASIPNEQYSEYRYNVIFKAYKWDPQVGDHNTIAKHAVLMEQETARQLETWAEQLSAETMQMEEALIHRQELAKKLSLPRKIIKNLFRLSSYERNQNIRLMRFDFHPTTDGWAISEVNSDVPGGLAEASVLPKIACQYFPGYEPHRHVGDSIFQAFSEKVKRNGVIALVHATSYSDDRQVMEFLSDYFQAYGYGTVFAAPDHIAWKDNKAICIIEGKEGFIDGIVRFFPLEWLPNLPRRANWQGYFDCLTPSCNHPVAIFTQSKRLPLVWDELGVDVSTWKKLLPETRDPKSIKKQDNDWIYKPALGRVGEGISIREAITEKELKIIEKIAHRGHGSWIAQRKFASQPLTDINGETFHLCVGVFTVDGKSAGFYGRISPYPRIDDRAKDIPILVSKGGKTIEG, from the coding sequence ATGAAAAATGGCATTGAACTGGCTTCAATTCCTAATGAGCAATATTCAGAATACCGTTACAATGTAATATTCAAAGCATATAAATGGGATCCGCAGGTAGGAGACCACAATACCATAGCAAAACATGCAGTTCTTATGGAACAGGAAACCGCAAGACAACTGGAAACATGGGCAGAGCAATTGTCAGCAGAAACAATGCAAATGGAAGAAGCTTTGATTCATAGACAGGAATTGGCAAAAAAACTGAGTTTGCCACGAAAAATCATTAAAAATTTGTTTCGCCTTTCAAGCTATGAAAGAAACCAAAATATTAGACTGATGCGTTTTGATTTCCATCCCACTACAGACGGTTGGGCGATATCCGAAGTTAACAGCGATGTCCCCGGTGGTCTGGCAGAAGCATCGGTTTTACCCAAAATCGCATGTCAGTATTTTCCTGGCTATGAACCTCATAGACATGTTGGCGATAGCATTTTCCAAGCATTCTCGGAAAAGGTTAAAAGAAACGGAGTTATTGCATTGGTTCATGCAACGTCCTATTCCGATGATCGCCAGGTCATGGAGTTTTTGAGCGATTATTTTCAGGCCTATGGATATGGCACAGTTTTTGCCGCACCGGATCATATAGCATGGAAAGACAATAAAGCCATATGTATTATAGAAGGCAAGGAAGGTTTTATTGACGGTATTGTCCGCTTTTTTCCTCTGGAATGGTTGCCAAATCTTCCCCGTCGAGCAAATTGGCAGGGATATTTTGATTGCCTGACTCCATCCTGCAACCATCCGGTTGCGATATTTACCCAATCGAAACGCTTACCGTTGGTTTGGGATGAATTAGGTGTGGATGTTTCCACATGGAAAAAACTATTGCCTGAGACAAGAGACCCTAAATCCATCAAAAAACAGGATAACGATTGGATATATAAACCTGCTTTAGGAAGGGTAGGGGAAGGTATTTCCATTAGAGAGGCAATAACTGAAAAAGAGCTAAAAATTATCGAAAAAATTGCACACAGGGGACATGGCAGCTGGATAGCCCAGCGAAAGTTTGCCAGCCAGCCATTGACTGATATAAACGGTGAAACCTTTCACCTGTGTGTAGGAGTGTTCACAGTTGACGGAAAAAGTGCGGGCTTTTACGGAAGAATAAGCCCGTACCCAAGAATCGATGATAGAGCAAAGGACATACCCATATTGGTTTCGAAGGGAGGAAAAACTATTGAGGGATAA
- a CDS encoding ImmA/IrrE family metallo-endopeptidase, giving the protein MDFKRFKEIIIKNRTYTANVKESIKIFNDKVRWDGNIPKIMKEIGEKLGVLIFQVPLADKDFGAVFLDTGYSKYLLLNSSQPRNKMYFSFCHDIYHILNGVPEYLNEKREVHFNQDYASNDNECKANLFAANLLMPEVEFRKMYDLYKDDNKEIEKIVAKLMNYFSSPFVAVLIRLYELEILEKVEEVKGLLKYEDKQIKELFDSLWLDKDILEPTFKDEMPFLLEMLKIEGTDLVEKQLMSEYNFNRIIGEIEKIYSIIRKKD; this is encoded by the coding sequence ATGGATTTTAAAAGATTTAAAGAAATTATTATCAAAAACAGAACCTATACCGCCAATGTAAAAGAGAGCATTAAAATCTTTAATGATAAGGTTCGATGGGACGGAAATATTCCAAAAATCATGAAAGAAATTGGAGAAAAACTGGGTGTTTTAATTTTTCAAGTTCCATTGGCCGACAAAGACTTTGGGGCTGTTTTTTTGGATACAGGCTATAGCAAGTATTTGCTTCTGAATTCAAGTCAACCAAGAAACAAAATGTATTTTTCTTTTTGCCACGATATATACCATATTCTTAATGGAGTACCGGAATATCTCAATGAAAAAAGAGAAGTACATTTTAATCAGGATTACGCTTCTAATGATAATGAATGTAAGGCAAACCTTTTTGCAGCAAATTTGCTGATGCCGGAAGTAGAGTTTAGAAAAATGTATGATCTGTATAAAGATGATAATAAGGAAATTGAAAAAATAGTCGCAAAACTGATGAACTATTTCAGTTCTCCTTTTGTTGCGGTACTAATACGTCTTTATGAATTAGAGATATTGGAAAAGGTTGAAGAGGTTAAAGGATTGCTGAAATATGAGGACAAACAAATTAAAGAGCTATTTGATTCTTTATGGTTGGACAAGGATATACTTGAACCTACTTTCAAAGATGAAATGCCTTTTTTGTTGGAAATGCTGAAAATTGAAGGAACTGATTTGGTAGAAAAACAACTGATGTCTGAGTATAATTTTAACCGGATTATTGGCGAAATAGAAAAAATATATTCTATTATAAGGAAAAAAGACTAA
- a CDS encoding helix-turn-helix transcriptional regulator, with translation MTDYTQNLFIQNFNEYIDHYGIKQAFIVKRTGIEKNKLSRILNSVQPVTYEDMQSLSNALDKDIKYFLQEKLDLSTPDYKDSASIAFYMGAVDENKEKLANQVFDLLEHIDAILGVRRKLQKDALEVSDYGF, from the coding sequence ATGACTGATTATACGCAAAATTTATTTATACAAAATTTTAATGAGTATATTGACCATTATGGAATTAAACAGGCATTTATAGTTAAACGCACCGGGATAGAAAAGAATAAACTATCGCGAATTCTTAACAGTGTTCAGCCTGTTACGTATGAAGATATGCAATCTTTATCAAATGCTTTGGATAAAGATATCAAATATTTCCTCCAGGAAAAACTGGATTTATCAACCCCAGATTATAAAGACTCTGCTTCGATAGCATTCTATATGGGGGCTGTGGACGAGAACAAGGAAAAATTAGCTAACCAAGTTTTTGATTTATTGGAGCATATAGATGCAATTCTCGGAGTTCGGAGGAAATTACAAAAAGATGCTTTAGAGGTTTCGGATTATGGATTTTAA
- the addA gene encoding helicase-exonuclease AddAB subunit AddA codes for MSEKNKWTEEQWEAITGNDGNLLVAAAAGAGKTAVLVERIIRKITDEKNPVDIDKLLVVTFTNAAATEMRERIAEAISERVEKDPGSVNIQRQLTLLGKASITTIHSFCLDVIRSNFQQINIDPGFRIADETESQLMKLEALSEVFDEQYEIGNAEFFELLECYGGNRDDRALQDMVLSLYDFIQSSPWPEEWLEKMTENLNVPDGTDFGETPWGKVLLDTVKIEFEGLKKMMTHALDILKYAQGLEKYQAVYMDDLANIEAVLKLFNESGKTQWDSIFNAINNIEFATLPRCGKEVDKGKQEIVKKIRDDVKQEIKKLREKIVISDSEEIIIDMKNLYPKMKYFAGLVKQLAQKYEKKKNYKSVVDFNDLEHFCLEILTEKAEDGSVKPSKVALGYKERFEEILVDEYQDSNLVQENIIGMISRKDTVRPNVFMVGDVKQSIYRFRQAKPELFLEKYNTYSPDRGNPYRKILLFKNFRSRKEVVDAVNFLFKQIMSVSVGELDYTDTEALNPGAVFPEKDREDMIVGGEAELHLIQTGDKEDMTAFENESEEGQQNGDEDETDEEMLDNVQCEARLVARRILEMMKPDEEGRHFSVFDKNKNEYRKLEFRDIVILLRTTRNWAEVFVDELSMMGIPVFADTGTGLFKTVEVQVMLSLLQIIDNPLQDIPLLSVLRSPIVGFTTDELAELRLADKKALLYEAMKKLAESGQGETAAKALAFLEKLQKWREMSLYMSTNRLLWHLYNDTGYYSMVGAMPAGEQRQANLRKLFERARQFEETSYKGLFNFINFIDKLKSSRGDMGSAKILGENDNVVRIMSIHKSKGLEFPVVILAGCGKKFNMQDMNKSILLHQDLGFGPDVVDHRLRLSWPSAAKQAIREKIKAETLSEEMRILYVALTRAREKLIITGAVKDAGKTVGKWLASAEVQEEKLPSYEMIKAANYLDWIGPALIRHKNCGELRDSVSIEKDFNGQLWDDPSIWSIKIWNKSDMQNGRVSDDQVESKFIKWLDSLEESEEPSEYTEEIVRRLSWNYAYAKASRIPAKVSVTELKRRYNIMVSEEAMDFPDYLPTLIKKPMFLEGKKGLSYAEKGTILHFVMQHLDYNREDIEAQIEEMVARDLLTEQQAKTVDTDRIRRFLKSPLGKRMLTSKSINREVPFNIEIPCYELYREMGDAVCHGETILLQGVIDCYFEEPDGIVLVDYKTDYVSPGNVEMIKERYRVQIHYYARALEMLSGKKVKEKYIYLFWNGEALKF; via the coding sequence ATGAGTGAAAAGAACAAATGGACCGAAGAACAATGGGAAGCCATTACCGGAAATGACGGAAATCTACTGGTAGCTGCTGCGGCAGGTGCAGGAAAAACTGCGGTGCTGGTGGAGAGAATTATACGCAAAATCACCGATGAAAAAAATCCAGTAGATATTGACAAGCTTCTGGTGGTTACCTTTACTAACGCTGCTGCCACTGAAATGAGGGAAAGAATTGCAGAAGCCATCTCCGAAAGAGTGGAAAAGGATCCCGGTTCGGTCAATATTCAAAGGCAGCTTACGCTGTTGGGGAAAGCCAGTATTACCACCATCCATTCCTTTTGCCTGGACGTGATACGCAGCAATTTTCAGCAGATTAACATAGATCCGGGGTTTCGAATTGCTGATGAAACCGAAAGCCAGCTTATGAAGCTGGAGGCTTTAAGTGAAGTGTTTGATGAACAATACGAAATTGGAAATGCCGAATTTTTTGAGCTTTTGGAGTGCTATGGAGGTAACAGGGATGATAGAGCACTTCAGGATATGGTATTAAGTTTGTATGATTTCATTCAAAGCAGTCCATGGCCGGAAGAATGGCTGGAAAAAATGACCGAGAATTTAAACGTTCCGGATGGGACGGATTTTGGAGAAACACCCTGGGGAAAGGTGCTTTTGGATACTGTAAAGATTGAATTTGAAGGCCTGAAAAAAATGATGACCCATGCACTGGATATACTGAAATACGCTCAAGGGCTGGAAAAATACCAGGCAGTGTACATGGACGACCTTGCCAACATTGAGGCTGTTTTGAAACTATTTAATGAAAGCGGAAAAACACAATGGGACAGTATTTTTAATGCAATAAATAACATTGAGTTTGCGACACTTCCCCGTTGCGGGAAGGAAGTCGACAAGGGCAAACAGGAAATTGTAAAGAAAATTAGGGACGATGTAAAGCAGGAAATAAAAAAGTTACGGGAAAAGATAGTTATATCCGATTCGGAAGAAATCATAATTGATATGAAAAACCTGTATCCCAAAATGAAATATTTTGCAGGCTTGGTAAAACAGCTTGCCCAAAAATATGAAAAAAAGAAAAACTATAAATCTGTGGTGGATTTTAATGACCTGGAGCATTTCTGCCTGGAAATCCTTACTGAAAAAGCGGAAGATGGGAGCGTAAAACCGTCTAAAGTGGCTCTCGGCTACAAGGAACGTTTTGAAGAGATTTTGGTGGATGAATATCAGGACAGTAATCTGGTGCAGGAGAATATCATTGGAATGATATCCAGGAAGGACACAGTAAGGCCTAATGTATTTATGGTGGGAGATGTCAAGCAGAGCATTTATCGCTTCCGTCAGGCAAAACCCGAGCTGTTCCTGGAAAAGTACAATACTTATTCACCGGATAGAGGGAACCCCTATCGTAAAATTTTACTCTTTAAAAATTTCAGAAGCCGCAAGGAAGTGGTTGATGCGGTTAATTTCCTGTTTAAGCAGATTATGTCGGTAAGCGTTGGGGAACTGGATTATACCGATACTGAAGCATTGAATCCGGGAGCGGTTTTCCCTGAAAAGGACAGAGAAGATATGATTGTTGGTGGAGAAGCAGAACTTCACCTGATTCAGACAGGAGATAAAGAAGATATGACTGCCTTTGAAAATGAAAGTGAGGAAGGGCAACAAAACGGGGACGAGGATGAGACAGATGAGGAAATGCTTGACAATGTCCAGTGTGAAGCAAGACTGGTGGCCCGGAGAATACTTGAAATGATGAAACCGGATGAAGAGGGACGGCATTTTTCTGTTTTTGACAAGAACAAAAATGAATACCGCAAGCTGGAATTCCGCGATATTGTAATACTATTGAGGACTACAAGGAATTGGGCGGAGGTCTTTGTGGATGAGCTGTCTATGATGGGAATACCAGTCTTTGCCGATACCGGAACCGGTCTTTTCAAAACGGTGGAAGTGCAGGTAATGCTGTCCCTTTTGCAGATTATAGACAATCCATTACAGGACATTCCTTTGCTATCGGTGCTGCGTTCACCAATTGTAGGTTTTACCACCGATGAATTGGCGGAGTTGAGGCTTGCTGACAAAAAGGCGTTGCTGTATGAGGCAATGAAAAAGCTGGCTGAAAGCGGTCAGGGAGAAACGGCGGCTAAAGCTTTGGCATTTCTTGAAAAACTTCAGAAGTGGAGAGAAATGTCGCTGTATATGTCTACTAATCGATTGCTGTGGCACCTTTATAACGACACCGGGTACTATAGCATGGTGGGAGCCATGCCGGCAGGAGAGCAGCGTCAGGCAAACCTGAGAAAGTTATTCGAGAGGGCGCGGCAATTTGAAGAAACCAGTTATAAAGGGCTGTTCAATTTTATAAACTTTATAGACAAATTAAAAAGCAGCAGAGGTGATATGGGGAGCGCCAAAATTCTAGGAGAGAATGATAATGTGGTACGTATAATGAGTATCCACAAAAGCAAAGGGCTGGAGTTCCCTGTTGTGATTCTTGCCGGCTGTGGAAAGAAATTCAATATGCAGGATATGAATAAAAGCATACTTTTGCACCAGGACCTGGGCTTTGGCCCTGATGTAGTGGATCACAGACTGCGTCTGTCATGGCCGTCGGCAGCCAAGCAAGCTATCCGGGAAAAGATTAAAGCCGAAACCCTTTCGGAAGAAATGAGAATATTATATGTTGCCTTGACCAGAGCCCGTGAAAAGCTTATTATTACAGGAGCAGTAAAAGATGCAGGCAAGACGGTAGGGAAGTGGTTAGCCAGTGCAGAAGTTCAGGAGGAAAAGCTTCCGTCCTATGAGATGATAAAAGCTGCCAATTACCTGGACTGGATCGGTCCGGCGCTGATAAGGCACAAAAACTGCGGTGAGCTTCGGGACAGCGTAAGTATAGAAAAGGATTTCAACGGGCAGCTTTGGGATGATCCTTCGATATGGAGTATAAAAATATGGAATAAAAGTGATATGCAAAATGGCAGGGTTTCAGATGACCAGGTGGAAAGTAAATTCATCAAGTGGCTGGACAGTTTGGAAGAATCAGAAGAACCTTCAGAATATACAGAAGAAATAGTCAGAAGGTTAAGCTGGAATTATGCCTATGCAAAAGCTTCCAGGATACCTGCAAAGGTTTCGGTGACCGAACTTAAAAGACGTTATAATATAATGGTTTCTGAGGAGGCCATGGATTTTCCTGACTACCTTCCGACTTTAATAAAGAAGCCCATGTTTTTGGAAGGGAAGAAGGGCCTGAGCTATGCAGAGAAAGGTACGATACTCCACTTTGTCATGCAGCATTTGGATTACAACAGGGAAGATATTGAAGCCCAGATTGAAGAAATGGTGGCAAGGGATTTACTGACCGAGCAGCAGGCAAAAACTGTGGATACCGACAGAATCCGGCGGTTCCTGAAATCTCCTCTTGGAAAGAGAATGCTGACTTCAAAGAGTATAAACCGGGAGGTACCGTTCAATATAGAAATTCCTTGCTATGAGCTGTACAGAGAAATGGGGGACGCGGTCTGCCACGGCGAGACAATTCTTCTCCAAGGTGTTATTGACTGCTACTTTGAAGAACCGGATGGTATTGTGCTGGTAGATTATAAAACCGATTATGTATCTCCAGGCAATGTTGAAATGATTAAAGAGAGGTACAGGGTACAGATTCACTATTATGCCAGGGCTTTGGAGATGCTTTCCGGAAAGAAAGTCAAGGAGAAGTATATATACCTTTTCTGGAACGGGGAAGCTCTTAAGTTTTGA